The Terriglobales bacterium genome includes a window with the following:
- a CDS encoding phosphatase PAP2 family protein: MSLSVRVYLFVLLVGTSSLNLSAQTPISAPCGFGSATQVATTDTKTLWHGFTGIPRNAIRPHNLAWELPIAAVTGALIAQGDSSAANRIQSKSLQDVSSRWSNIGLAMELGAGALTWTGGCVSHRSRAAETGFTALGAMAAAGVMDQVLKLGFNREYPYDPGSTGRFWHGGRSFPSGHSAMSFAFASVVAHRYPHNPWVKWGAYALATGVSLSRYPAKKHFPSDIIIGATLGYVTGSYVADHTLR; the protein is encoded by the coding sequence ATGTCCCTGTCTGTTCGCGTGTATCTCTTTGTCCTCCTCGTCGGAACCTCGTCCCTGAACCTGTCTGCCCAAACGCCCATCTCCGCTCCTTGCGGCTTTGGCTCCGCCACGCAAGTCGCTACAACCGACACGAAGACCTTGTGGCATGGCTTCACCGGCATTCCTCGCAACGCCATTCGTCCACATAATCTTGCGTGGGAACTCCCCATTGCGGCGGTCACGGGGGCCCTGATTGCCCAAGGAGACTCTTCGGCGGCAAATCGTATTCAATCGAAGTCGCTTCAGGATGTCAGTTCAAGATGGTCGAACATCGGGCTCGCCATGGAGCTGGGTGCCGGCGCGCTGACCTGGACCGGAGGATGCGTAAGTCACCGTTCGCGGGCCGCCGAAACCGGATTCACCGCCCTCGGAGCGATGGCTGCCGCCGGTGTGATGGATCAGGTCCTGAAGTTGGGATTTAATCGCGAGTATCCATACGACCCAGGAAGCACCGGCCGGTTCTGGCATGGCGGCCGCTCATTTCCCTCTGGACATTCCGCGATGAGTTTCGCCTTCGCCTCCGTGGTCGCACACCGGTACCCACATAATCCCTGGGTGAAATGGGGAGCGTACGCGCTCGCGACCGGCGTGAGCCTGTCGCGTTACCCGGCGAAGAAGCACTTCCCGTCCGACATCATCATCGGTGCGACACTCGGCTACGTGACGGGAAGTTATGTCGCGGATCACACGCTTCGCTGA
- a CDS encoding Ig-like domain-containing protein translates to MKVFSSLMLLVALAMALGCGTQNCPPQVLAVEPATGSANHTSIAPGNQLQFTAKWTITGNDQGCYYMQAMPSVTWTTSDAVNTTISATGLATCVNATSQPATITATEVNGQKATATLTCQ, encoded by the coding sequence ATGAAGGTCTTTTCATCGTTAATGTTACTGGTTGCTTTGGCGATGGCGCTGGGGTGTGGTACCCAAAATTGTCCGCCGCAGGTTTTGGCAGTTGAGCCTGCCACAGGGTCTGCTAATCACACCTCGATTGCGCCGGGAAACCAACTGCAGTTCACGGCGAAGTGGACCATCACAGGAAACGACCAGGGTTGCTACTATATGCAGGCGATGCCGAGCGTAACGTGGACGACCTCGGACGCTGTAAATACCACGATCAGCGCAACGGGTCTGGCGACCTGCGTCAATGCGACGAGCCAACCGGCGACCATTACGGCAACCGAGGTTAACGGTCAGAAGGCGACCGCAACGCTGACCTGCCAGTAA
- the mscL gene encoding large conductance mechanosensitive channel protein MscL: MKGFKQFLLRGNVVDLAVGVVIGAAFGTVVASFVKDILTPFIAAIVKQPDFSALFVEINGSKLMYGSFLNALIAFLLVAAAVYYFVVLPVNALVARARKEPAPADPTTKKCPECLSEIPIDARRCAHCTSPLAAGAKA; the protein is encoded by the coding sequence ATGAAAGGCTTCAAACAATTCCTGCTTCGTGGCAACGTCGTTGACCTGGCGGTTGGTGTCGTCATCGGTGCGGCGTTTGGCACAGTTGTCGCCTCTTTCGTGAAAGACATTCTCACCCCGTTCATCGCTGCCATCGTGAAACAGCCCGACTTCTCAGCTCTGTTCGTCGAGATCAATGGCAGCAAACTCATGTACGGATCGTTCCTCAACGCGTTGATTGCGTTTCTGCTCGTGGCCGCAGCCGTGTACTACTTTGTCGTGCTGCCCGTGAACGCCCTTGTTGCTCGCGCCCGGAAAGAACCTGCGCCTGCCGATCCGACGACAAAGAAGTGCCCGGAGTGCCTCAGCGAGATTCCTATCGACGCTCGCCGTTGCGCCCATTGCACCTCGCCGTTGGCCGCCGGCGCGAAGGCCTGA